Proteins co-encoded in one Flavobacterium fluviale genomic window:
- the der gene encoding ribosome biogenesis GTPase Der, with product MNNIVAIVGRPNVGKSTLFNRLIQRREAIVDSVSGVTRDRNYGKSEWNGKEFSVIDTGGYVRGSDDVFEGEIRKQVELAIDEADVIIFVVDVEEGITPMDETVAKLLRKVTKPVLLAVNKVDNAMREKDAVEFYNLGLGEYFTFASISGSGTGDLLDALIEAFPEKPEVEVKEDLPRFAVVGRPNAGKSSFINALIGKDRYIVTDIAGTTRDAIDTKFDRFGFEFNLVDTAGIRRKAKVKEDLEFYSVMRSVRAIEHADICILVIDATRGFEGQDQSIFWLAEKNRKGVVILVNKWDLVEKDTMSTRDYEEKIKKELMPFTDVPILFVSALTKQRLLKALEATVQVFENRKQRIPTSKFNEFMLKVIEAYPPPATKGKYVKIKYCMQLPTQTPQFVFFANMPQYVKEPYKRYLENKIREKWDFSGVPIDIYIREK from the coding sequence ATGAATAACATTGTTGCGATAGTAGGAAGACCTAATGTAGGGAAATCGACCCTTTTTAATAGGCTGATACAAAGAAGAGAAGCTATTGTAGATTCAGTATCTGGGGTTACCCGTGATAGAAACTATGGTAAAAGCGAGTGGAACGGAAAAGAGTTTTCTGTCATTGATACAGGTGGATACGTTCGCGGATCTGATGACGTATTTGAAGGTGAAATCCGTAAACAAGTAGAACTTGCTATTGACGAAGCCGATGTTATTATTTTTGTGGTTGATGTTGAAGAAGGAATTACGCCAATGGATGAAACCGTTGCAAAATTACTTCGTAAAGTAACAAAACCAGTTTTATTGGCTGTAAATAAGGTTGATAACGCAATGCGTGAGAAAGATGCGGTTGAGTTTTATAACCTTGGTTTAGGCGAATATTTTACTTTTGCAAGTATTTCAGGAAGTGGAACTGGAGATTTATTAGACGCTTTAATAGAAGCTTTCCCAGAAAAACCAGAAGTTGAGGTTAAAGAAGATTTACCACGTTTTGCAGTTGTAGGACGTCCGAATGCTGGAAAATCTAGTTTTATCAATGCCTTGATTGGTAAAGATCGTTATATTGTTACAGATATTGCTGGAACAACTCGTGATGCAATTGATACTAAATTTGACCGTTTTGGTTTCGAATTTAATTTGGTTGATACTGCTGGTATTCGTCGTAAAGCAAAAGTAAAAGAAGATTTAGAGTTTTATTCTGTTATGCGTTCGGTTCGTGCAATTGAGCATGCAGATATTTGTATATTGGTTATAGATGCAACTCGCGGATTCGAAGGTCAGGATCAGAGTATTTTCTGGCTGGCAGAGAAAAACCGTAAAGGTGTTGTAATCTTGGTAAACAAATGGGATTTGGTGGAAAAAGATACCATGTCTACTCGCGATTATGAAGAGAAAATCAAAAAAGAATTAATGCCTTTTACAGATGTGCCCATTTTATTCGTTTCTGCTTTGACAAAGCAGCGTTTATTAAAAGCACTTGAAGCTACGGTTCAGGTTTTTGAAAATAGAAAACAAAGAATTCCAACTTCAAAATTCAACGAATTCATGTTGAAGGTTATTGAAGCTTATCCGCCGCCAGCGACAAAAGGAAAATATGTGAAAATTAAATATTGTATGCAGCTGCCAACACAAACACCTCAGTTTGTATTTTTTGCTAACATGCCGCAATACGTTAAAGAACCTTATAAACGTTATCTGGAGAATAAAATTAGAGAGAAATGGGATTTTTCAGGAGTTCCAATCGATATTTATATCAGAGAAAAGTAA